The following is a genomic window from Verrucosispora sp. WMMD573.
TGCCGCCGGTCACCGACTCGGCCTTGGCCTTCCACTCCGGATTCACGTACCCCTGGGCGTTCAGATACGGATTGTCCACCCGGGGACCGCTGGGCGGTGAGGTGGTCGGCGGCGGCGTCGTGGATGGTGGGGTGCTCGGCGGTGGGGTGCTCGGCGGCGGGGTGGTGGGTCCGCCACCGCCGTTGCAGGTCACCCCGTTGAGGGTAAACGACGTCGGCTTCGGGTTGCTGCCGCTCCATGAGCCGTTGAACCCGATGCTCACCGTCGCACCGCTGGCCACCGAGCCGTTGTACGACTCGTTCTGCGCGGTGACGTTCTGGCCGGACTGGGTCCACCGGGCCGACCAGCCCTGCCCGACTCGCTGGCTACTGTTCGGGAAGGTGAAGCCGAGCGTCCAGCCGTTGAGGGCGTCGCCGACATTCTTGATACTGACGCTGGCGGTGAACCCACCCGGCCAGTCGTTGGTCGTGTAGGAAACCTCGCACTGCGTCGCCGCGTGCGCCGAGGTGACCGGTAGCGTCACCAATCCACCCGTGACCAGGGCAGCGGCGCCAGCGATCGCGAGGGCCCGGCGCGGGCCCGCTTGTTTTCTCCATACATTCATGCCACAAAACTCCTTGGGCGAGACCGGGCCGCTAGGGGCCCGGGTAGAATGGCCCCGGTTGGGCGTCGAATACGAACAACCTGCCGGTGCCGTCGGATGTGTACGGGGTTGCCCGGCCCGGTCGGGCGGAAGTGCATTCTGGACGTGACAGTCCACGCCGACGGAATGGTCGCCCAGCGAACCGGTTGCCCTCGACCATCCCGCCGACATGCGGCTTGTGATCCGGCGGTAGGCCAATCGTAACGGGGAGCGCTCCCATAGCAATGAATAAATGTGGTTTCTGCGTAACGATCTTTTGAAATATGGCAAGCAGAAATTTGAAGAAGGCGGTGGGCACGTTTGCGATACGACCGTTACCGGCTGATCCGTTCCGACTCCCCGGTCCCGGACCACGATCTGTGGCAGTGACAGATTGTTGACCTGCGAAGCCAAGCGGAGCTTCTCCAGGGACGCGTTGAGACCTGCCATCGCGATAGTGGCGACCACGCGAAGGACGGTCGAACCGGGAAGCCTTTTGCGCGGGCGGTGCGGCTGGTGCTCCTTACCCAGCCCACCGAAGGTCTCGACCGCGCCGTTGTGTCCACGCTCGATCGGCTGGCCGTTGGCCACTCGGTCGAGCATCATCGTGACGATGTCCGCTGAAATGCCACCGGCCGCGGCGACCACCTTCCGGAGGTTCTCGCTCCAGTTGCGGCCATCCTTGTCGTCTATGCGCGCCTCGACCGCGAAGTAGGGGTCGGTAGAGCGTCGATCCGAGCGCCATCGCGGTGTACATCTCGAAGTAGCTAATCTTGTCGTCACCCGGCAGCAGCCCTTTGCCGCCGTAGTCGGTGGAGACCGCGGCCACGACAGAGCTGAGGTGGGTGCGGAGGGTGCCCTGCTGCGCGGCGCTGAGGAACGGGAGGCCGTTGACGCCTGGCTCCGTGCCGGTGACGGTCGCGATGTACCGATACGCATGGTTAACCGCGAACTGTGACAGTCCGGAGACCATGTAAGCCGTCCTTACGAGGTGTTCTTGCTGGTGATCGCCACCGGTGGGGTGGTGGCTGCCCTGGTCGTCGCGACGGAGTCGAGTCTGCTCAACTCATCGGAGGCCCAGGCGTTGCTGGTGCGCTGCGCCGCCAAGGCACTCGTGGCCGGGGCCGGGGCTGGCGTCGTCGGGACCGCATCGGCAAGTGGGGACGTTCTCGACAGAGCCGACGCGACCCTCGTGTCGCCCGGCTCGCACCCGGCGCCCGGCCGCGGCGAGTCCAGCGATCACCATCAGCGCGGCAACCTGCGACCATCGCCGATGACACCGTCGGCGTGGTGCACATGCGGCGTTGAACTGTGCGATGTTGAGGGGACCGGGTGGCCGATTCTGTTTGTAGCGTTGGAGTCTCACACCCGTCGACACTCCATGCGCCGGTGCAACGTTACACAGCTTGATCAGTCAGTCGAACGCGGTAGGCAGCCCGGGCGGCGGTCAGTTGGGCACCCGGTCGTGGAGGACGTCGATGTAGAAGGCTCGCTGGTCGCCGCGAATGGAGAACCGTGCCTGCTCGATCCAGCCGAACTGTTCCAGGGTGCGACGCATCGGCTCCAACAGCTTGGTCTTTTCGCAACTGTCGCTCGGAGCCAGGATGCCGTCGAGGTCGGTGAAGTCCGCCCGCGCGTTCGCCCCGTCCAGCTTGAGGTAGCGGAACCGGTGGGCGTCACCGTCGAAGGCGCTGGTCAGGCCGGCCGCGCGATCGGCCGGCGTGGGGCCGTCGAGCAGAGCTCGCAGGGCTTCCTTGGCGACGCTGCGGGCCGGGACATTCCGGGTTACCGCGACGACCTGCGGGCAGCGCCTGTCGGCTCGCTCGCGCAGCAGGAACAGCTTCACCTGCCGGGTGCCGATGGTTGGCTCGGTCGCCGGTTGGTCCGGACCGCCGGTCTCCGTCGCGTGGGCACTCGCCGTCGCAGCGGACGAGGCATCCGACGAGTCGGGCGGGGTCGCTGAGGGTGCTGGCGTAGGCGATGTGCGAGCCGTCGGCGCGGGAGCGGCGACCTGCGGCTCGCCGGTCGGTGCGGACATCATTGCCGCACCGACGGGAGCGGTCACCATCACCGCGGCGACCAGGCCGGCTGCGGCGACGGACCGGGCGCGGCGGCGGCGTACGCGGTGGCGCAGGTTGCCTAGATCCGGTGGACGGGCGGTGTCGGCGGCGATCCCGGCCATCCGGCGCAGCGCATCGCGCGTCGCTTCCCCGTCCGGAATTCCGTCAGTCACCGTCAACTCCCTTGGGCGTGGTCGTCGCCACTCTAACCGTTTGACGTTGCCGCATTAATCACATACGGTGCAATCATTATTTAACCGGATGAGTACGACAGCGTCCAGGTCGGATGGTCGCCGCGCGCTAGGTGCCCGAATCGGGATAAGCACGCGTCGCGGCAGGTGTCGAGAGGTCCGATGTCGACAGAGCGCGAGTTCACTGAGTTCTACCTGGCGACGTACCGTCGGCTGGTGGGCCAGCTGTTCGTGCTGACCGGTAACCGTCACGACGCCGAGGAGCTTGCCCAGGAAGCGTTCTCCCGTGCGCTGCCCCGGTGGGCAAAGATCAGCGGCTACGAGGCCCCAGAGGCGTGGGTGCGGCGGGTCGCGTTCAACCTCGCATTCTCCCGGCGCCGCAAGGCGCTGCGCGGCGCCGGCGCCCTGCTGCGGCTCGGATTCGACCGGGTCCACAACGGCGACCACACTGATGAGGTCGCCGTCGCCGAGGCGCTGCGGGCGGTACCGGTACGACACCGGCAGGCGTTGGTGCTGCACTACGTCGTCGACCTTCCCGTGCGGGACGTGGCCACCGAACTGGGCGTTCCGGAGAACACCGTCAAGACGTGGCTACGACGGGGCCGTCAGCAGCTGCACGCGGCGCTGCGAGCAGACGAGGCGACCGGTACCAGCGACCTCCTCGCCGACCTCCGCCCCTGAGCTGAGCCGGGTGGGGTACGGCGCCACCGCCGTACCCCACCCCTGAGAAGGCCGGCCATGCTCAACTCACGGTGAAGCTGTCCACGTCGAAGAGAAAGCCGGAACCGCCGGTGAAGACCAGATGCAGAGGACCAGTCCCGGTGCCCGACAACGACGTCGAGACCGTCCGGTAGGTCGTCCAGCCACCGGTCGTCGGCACGTCGACCGAACCAAGCAGCGGGCCGCTGGCTGAGCCCGAGCGCACCTGGATCGTGCCGCCGGAAGTGCCGGAGGCCACCCTTGCCGAGAATCCGGTCCGGCCGGTCGTGGACACCTGGGTGTAGCCGGCCCAGTCACCGTCGTGCAGGTAGCCCGCCGTGGCACCGCCCTGCGCGGCGCTGTGGAACGCCACCTGGACGCCGGAATGCGAGGTGTACGACTCGCCCTGCACTGTCTGCGGGGAACTCCCGCCACCCCCGGAGTCGGTGAGGAAGGTGCGCAGCTTGTTGGCGTTGCCGGCGTCGTCGCCGGTGATGATGTAGTACATCATCCCCGAGTCAGAGACGTCTCCCTTCTTGTTCATGATGTTGTTGACCACGTTGTGCACGTAGCGCAACCGCTGGTCGGAGTTGTTGGCCATCCAGGCCCACTTCTCCTCACCACCACCGGTGCCCAGCCCGGCGTTCTGATCCGGGATCCTCTTGTACTTGACCTGCGGGAAGTCGCGGCGAATATCGGCCAGGTTCCACCTGTTGTCGTCGTCGTCGTGGTTGTTGTTCCAAGCCGAGTGCGAAATCAGCGTGACGTGCTGGTGCACCGCCGTGTTCGAACCCTGCAACGCCCGGTAAATCACCCCCATCGGGCCTGCTCCCACCAGACACAGCCGGCTGCCAGCCGTCGAGGCGTTGACCGCTGACCGCAGACTGGTCACCGCGCCGTTCAGATTGGCCTGGCTATCCCGGAAGATTCCGCTCACGTTGTACCCGAACTGGCCACCAGTCCCTTCGGTCGCGGTCTTCATGTCTCGCTCCCAGCTCGCGTTGGAGCTACCGAGGTGAGAGTTGTAGTCCCAGTGCACCAGCCGCGACTGCTGACCCTTCTCAGCGAGCAGCGCCAGCGCCATCGACGAGGCGCCGATGTCGTCGCGGTCGTGGTAGTTGCCGTCTGAACTCCACGCAATCCGCTCACAGCCGAAGTCGAGGGCGGGCGGAGCGGCCTGCGCGGGCTGCCCGGTCAGCGCGACCGTGACGCCGAGCGCGAGGGCGCACGCCGCAGCGGTGAGCCCGGGACGGGTGATCCGTGACATGGAAGTCCTTCCGGTACGAGGGGTTGGTCGCCGACCGGCCGGCACCGGGTGCTGTCGGCCCGGCCGGTCGGCTCGAAGACAGACACCCCGCCCCGCGGTGGGAGGTTTCACCGTCAGCACGGATCATCTGCCCGGCTTCCCGCCTCGAGGTCAGCTGTCGCCGCGCCGGCCGCCCTGCGGACGCGAGCCCTCGCACGCCTGCTCGGCCCGCGCCCAGGTGGCGTCGTCGACATCGGCCGGCCGTAACGCCGCCTGCCCGCTCTGGCGGTTCCCCTCGCCCGGCTGCCCGGTGGGCCGGGTGGTCGGTCGGGCGATCCGGTCCGCCCGCCCGCTGCGACCGGGTCGCGCCGAGGGCAGGTCCTCGGGTACGTCGATGCCCTGCTCGCGCAGGCACGCCGCGTACGACGCCAGCCCACCGGACGCCGGCTGGGACTGCTCGGCCGCCGGCTCGCCGCCGCAGCCGGCCGCGAGCGCAAGCAGGGCGGCGCCGACCGCCACGGTCAGGGCCGGTCGTCGATGGATGCGGGGCATGTGGCTCTCCTCGGGACTCGGGTGCGGGCCCACGCCCGCGTGACGGGGTCAGCAGAGACGACAAACCTCCGGCATCGCTCCGGCGGGCCTGGGAGTCACCTCGGAATACCGGGCTGTGAGGTAACTCCGAGGTACGGCCGAGCCCACTGTCAGAAA
Proteins encoded in this region:
- a CDS encoding sigma-70 family RNA polymerase sigma factor; translation: MSTEREFTEFYLATYRRLVGQLFVLTGNRHDAEELAQEAFSRALPRWAKISGYEAPEAWVRRVAFNLAFSRRRKALRGAGALLRLGFDRVHNGDHTDEVAVAEALRAVPVRHRQALVLHYVVDLPVRDVATELGVPENTVKTWLRRGRQQLHAALRADEATGTSDLLADLRP
- a CDS encoding carbohydrate-binding protein — protein: MSRITRPGLTAAACALALGVTVALTGQPAQAAPPALDFGCERIAWSSDGNYHDRDDIGASSMALALLAEKGQQSRLVHWDYNSHLGSSNASWERDMKTATEGTGGQFGYNVSGIFRDSQANLNGAVTSLRSAVNASTAGSRLCLVGAGPMGVIYRALQGSNTAVHQHVTLISHSAWNNNHDDDDNRWNLADIRRDFPQVKYKRIPDQNAGLGTGGGEEKWAWMANNSDQRLRYVHNVVNNIMNKKGDVSDSGMMYYIITGDDAGNANKLRTFLTDSGGGGSSPQTVQGESYTSHSGVQVAFHSAAQGGATAGYLHDGDWAGYTQVSTTGRTGFSARVASGTSGGTIQVRSGSASGPLLGSVDVPTTGGWTTYRTVSTSLSGTGTGPLHLVFTGGSGFLFDVDSFTVS
- a CDS encoding GerMN domain-containing protein, with protein sequence MTDGIPDGEATRDALRRMAGIAADTARPPDLGNLRHRVRRRRARSVAAAGLVAAVMVTAPVGAAMMSAPTGEPQVAAPAPTARTSPTPAPSATPPDSSDASSAATASAHATETGGPDQPATEPTIGTRQVKLFLLRERADRRCPQVVAVTRNVPARSVAKEALRALLDGPTPADRAAGLTSAFDGDAHRFRYLKLDGANARADFTDLDGILAPSDSCEKTKLLEPMRRTLEQFGWIEQARFSIRGDQRAFYIDVLHDRVPN